The following DNA comes from Camarhynchus parvulus chromosome 7, STF_HiC, whole genome shotgun sequence.
CACCAGCAATATATAGTTGGAGTGGCAGTAGATGTATAAATGAACTTGATATTATGGTATCTGGATTTCACTTTAGCAACTATCCTGAAAAAGCTATTGACCCAGAAAGCTAGTATTTGATTAAAGAGATGTTCATAAACCATGTAAACAAACCTAtctatttcaaaacaaatttacTGCTTAAACAGGAATGAGTCTCTGTAGGTGATACTGCTTTCTTTAGACCTTTTATCTGAGAGAGGATCTCTTCAAAACTTAATTCATTTGCAAGCACATATGAGCTGATCCAGTCATATATAAAGCTGCAATATGTGCAGTCTCAGAGATCTGTGCAGTCTGAAATATAGCTCAAAAAGTTTCTTAAAGTACTGGAAGATCCTTAAGTGACTGATGCAATTGAAACACGGACTGCTCAGTGGCCGAACACGTTTTCCCAAGAAGAGAGTGTGGGATCAGACCCCTTCCCTCCTACACACTGCTATACCACAGTGCTAAAGCAGACAGATTTCACCTGGTTTGCAGGGTGGTTGGTTTATGGAGAACAGCTTTGGTTTACTGtagctgctctctgcttcaCACACTCTGTGTAAGACTTGATCAGCTCCCACTCAGAAgctgttatttttctcctgttacACATGCTGtccaagaaaaaaagctgtgtgCTACAGCTATACGTGATCCCATCTTCTCATGATGACCTTTTcttaagtattttaaagtaaGACCTCtgattgaggaaaaaaaagcctagGTGCCACTTTGAGAGCAGGTAAAAAAACTGTAGGCAGGTGTCTTTGGATTAGAAACTCAACAGATTGGGCCTGAGTCTCCAGCTCCCCACCAAAGCACTGGGCAATCAGTAGGGTAACATAAAGAAAATGCTGGATTTCCAGTgccaaagaaaattatttctgcattaaCAGAATGTGTCTTTTGTTACTCTTATCAGCATGAGTCTCCTTTTCCTAGACAGTAAAAATGTGGATCTGAGCATTGGTAATAACACTGAATAAGACAAGTCTTGAACAGATTGAATTAATAGGAATCCAATGTTCCAGACAGATCTCACTTTAACATTCATCTTGCATTTTCTCATAATTTAATTCTGTTATTTCTAGTGATAGCTCTTCCGTAGAACTGGGATGTCTTTTCAACTGACTTGAGGCAGAGTGGAATCTCTGGTCTGTTACTAGAGTAGAATGTACTGTTTTTTAGACTAGCTGGTATTCTGTTTGTAGCTTCCACAGCTTTTAATGAGACAGGTAAAATTACCCTTATCTGCAGTGATAAGGACCTTCCTGGAAGGTCACAGCATTTGTGAAGTAATCCAACCATGGAGAAATGCCCAGTGACCACCTTGGTTGATTGACTCAGTGAAACAGCCCCAAATTTCTACTTGCTTTCAAATATCATTACCTTTGCAGTAACTTCAAATATTCCCAAGGTTAGACAGTATGATTCAATCTGTTAAATATTATACCATTGCCTCAAAGAATTGGCATCCTCTCCTTCCCAAGACACACTTCTTCCAATCCTGAAGGGAAATGTGCTAATTAGCTGTATTATGAAGTTATGACATCTTAATTCACTATAGTACCTTCCTTTTAGGAGAACTAGCTAATTGCAGGACCAGAGCTCTTTAAAATAACTGTATTAGTTATAGACAGTGAACAATCATCCTGGTTAACAGCTTGGCTCATGTGCACTGCCAAGAAATCCCAGGCTAGACAATGAACTTATGTTTGTCAGTTTTCATTTGATTTCATCAAATGACATCACAATGGTGTCTGTAATATAACTAATGCAATGTGGTATAGGGTCTGTCTGCACAATATGGATACACCTGAAGCAGTTTTAAATAGCAGTAAACTACTTGCAGAACCACAAGCTTCAGCATGAATTGATTTGACCAGACTCTGCAAGCAGTTTTGCTTCTTAGCTCTCAGCTGCTGGTATCCAGATTTCCCACTAGCACCTGTGTTCACCCGGATATCACAGAATCAGCAAGTTTGGAACAGATCTTCAAgaccatccagtccaaccatCAACGCAGCACCACCACAGTCACCCCTAAACCAAGTGGATGTGTGTCTATTAGCCTCAGCAGAAATCGCAAAGCACATTCAGATCAAGGATTTTTTGATGATTACGCTCAAAGGAGTCCTGCTTGAGGGAAggattttctattttacttCACAGGGTGCTTACTCTATCAGCTTCTGGTACATCCAGATAGAGGTGAGGGAGCTTGTACAAATAGCCCCCAGATCTGAAAATGCAGTAGCAAAGAGACAAAAACCTGcctattttcccttttctgtgtctgctgccaCAGAGTCTGAGGTTTAGGCAGGTCTGGATCAGCAGATCAATACTTCAAAGActctggaaagaaaagtcaGTCCCAGAGCTGTGTAGCCATCCAAATGACTTGCAGCCTCTTTATGACTTCCAAAACACTAGTTTTTAATCCCTGATCAGTTCCAAGTTGTGATTTTTTAGGGACGAAAATGTCTTCCCAGTCCTTTAAAGACTCTGCTTTGGTGTGATCTATATACCTGCCAATACCAACAACAAAATTAGTCATCTTTTTAATCCttcttaaatatatataaatacaggGGTTTGAAGGTTTGATTTGAGACCAGAAATATAATTACCTCTTCTCATGGCTGTGTTTCTGAATGTTTATTATGCTTGTCTACATCACCCATCTTGAGAGGAAACAAGTTATCTATCTTTAATAACATGTACACGCCCCAGGAATAAGAAAAATAGTTGTGAATAGTCATCTTTTTCAACAGAAGAGGTCTAACAAGgagatgggaatttttttcctattcctaTTATTTCTATTCCTATTTATTTACTATTTCTTATACATGGCTTTGATTATCAGCATAAGAATGTCATTTCAGCCAAACCTTGTCTGTAAACCTGATATAAAGGAAAATGTAGTTTCTAATCTGCACTAACTGAGCCAAAAGCAAAATCCTGGCATGCAGGCAAAATTTGCAGTTGTGTTCCCCATCAGCTGGTGAGTGTGAATGTTCCATGGATGGAACACATGGGACTATGAGGCGCAGTGGGAATGGGACATACAAGGATATATTATCAATATTGGCTGCTACCTCCCCTTTCCAGCAACAGAAACTGCTGAGATCTGAAGAGCTGCACCTTCATGCTTTTGCTCAATGCTGTGTACACTTCAATCCCACTGACACTGTGCTATTTGCTGCACTTTGGAGATGGGCAACTTGCTCAGAATGACAGCTGGAAAGCCCATCTTGCCACAAGCTCTTCTTCTCCTTCAGTGCAGTTCAAGTACAAACAGGCTCAACCTTTTGGCACCTGTCAAGAACATTAAAGGTCATTTAATACAGCAATTTTCAATGCATTTTCTGCTGAGTTGGAAGTAGTTCCAGCACAGGCCATTGTAACTCACCTTAGTACAGGTACCTTCTAGGCATATATTTTGCTTCACAGCATTGCGCTGCTTCTGTGTGTTCATTACTGAAGCATTGCACTCTGCAATACTGAAAAGTgggccagggagctgcactTAAAAGAAGGCTCACAAGTCACACCCTTCCTCCACAGTAAGATCTCCCACAGATCAGCCAACACATCTCACTCCGGGATCTTTTTGCCCTCTAACATTTCCTCTGTTCTTCATCAGACTTCTCTGTCTTCATGTCCTGTAAAACTCCCTAATGTCCACATTCTAGTTCCCTGGTTTTCATGATTGCATCCATAGGTGACTGGTGGATTATCTGTGTCCTGTATACTTTGAAAtctctcccctcctgctgctaTCAATGCAACTCTACAGAAATACATAGTGTAATTTCCTAATCCCAGACTCCTGCAATCTCTCTTTCACATCTGACACCTGGGACATGCAATATTGCATAAATTTGTGCCAAAATTATAAGGTTCCTACTACCCTCTGTTAAAGCTCATATCTAGAGGATTGATGATGGAAAAACTTGCATAAAAGGGCAGATAAATCAGATAAAGACTCTGTAAAGGAAGAAGATGTTGAGGGGAGACATGTCTACATCTTAGGCTGGTGGACACTCACTGACTGACCACATTTACATTTCCACTTTGGAAATCACATGAGCAAAATAGACTGCAAGACCACATAAATCATTAAGCAAAATGAATGATTTTCAGTTCTGTATTTAAATGCCAACGTTTTTCCTAATGTAGCAACAAGGCTTCATACATACAGATTGCAAGTTAGAGAGGCAGATGATGGCAGGTACCTCTGTCTTATGGTAAAATATGCGAGAGAACTGGGTCATGTTCCTGAATGAGTAAGGCAGAGCGTGTCCTACAGCACCACCTAGCAGGCTAATTTAAAAGTGGTCCATATCCCTGGATCCATGACTACAACGATGTGTACGAGCATCAAAACCAGGGTGCACTTCGGTCTTGTTTCACCTCCCTTGGTGTAACAGCTGCTTCTTGAAACCAGAACTGTGCCAGCGTGGTGATTAGTAAAGCCGGGGTGTCCGTTTTTCCCAGTCGTATTAGTTATAAATCTCTTAAGAGAAACCACAGTAAGAATGCAATGCCAGATTTTTGAGGTTTAGTGTAAGAAATCCTTGTTTTCTAGATCTCTCCACCTGTTGCAGAAGCATCTCTCGAAGTCAGATTTCACAAACCCACCCAACCTTTTCTCTGTATTCACCAGCAGGATAAGTAAGTCTCAGTGTGATGAGGGATTTTAAAAGCCTGAGAGTCTGTGTGTTTGCTAGTGTCTGTTGTCCACCATCACCTACATACCCACTTTTTGTGCATCTGCATGAAGTGTGAATAGCAATGCCAATTTACAAATTGTATGTTTTGGCAGATGATGAAGCTCCATGCTGAGGCTGCAGAACGAAGACTGTAACAGCTCTCTGCTGATATAGAGAGGAagatgggggtttttttagtttgtgaaggttttttggtttggtgttttgtttttttttttttggtcaggtTTTTtgttagtctttttttttttgcaatttttttttctggctgccTTATACCTTGTTAGAGCCTTGGCACTTCTCAGTTTTCAATGTTCCATTCTGCTTGATAACCTAGCAGAAAATTATGCCTTTTTGTCTGTTACTATGTTTTCTGCTAATAGTGAGATAAACGTGGTGCATAAGAGGGTCTgatgggtgacagagctggcaAAAAGTGGCTCAGGGGGGACAGGTGAAAAAGGTGGGATCTTTTCTCTGACTTCTCCCTTTGGGTGGCAGCAAACTATTCATCTGCCTTGCCATAAAGCATAAAGCCATAACCTAAGGGTAGAACTGTGCCCTGCCATGAAGGAGTGTGTTTTCTTAGTAACCTGTTTATTGGAAGTTAAAACCAAGGTTGCCATTACCAGCTTCTGTTCACAACAGGCTGTGCCTAGCCAGCCTATTTAGTACTAGCATTTCTAAAAATCAGGTCATCTAGTGGAAAAACATAGGATAAATTTCTTCATTAGGATACTTTCATGAAAGtcctaaaaatccccataaaTTTGAATTAGAACTACTAAGTAGTCAGTTTACAATCTTAATCCTTTCATGTGAACTCGAGGGTCATGCTAAAATGTCTGGGAACTAAACCTTTACTGGTAAGAAATGCTTCACTCAGGGGCTGCTGCAAAGAAAGCAAGATCAGTCAAAATTAATCACAAGTACAAAGTAAGAACAGctcacttttatttctattctgttGCCTCTCACTCAGCATAACTTCTATTTGGATAGTGAAAAATTATTACCTTATGACTGCCTGGTGTGAAGGAACAGTTTAAAACAATCATCCAGCATGAGTGCAAACTTCCTATAAATGAGACAAACCCACCCTTTTACTGTCCCCATTCCAAATAAAACCCTCACCTGGCCAAAAGCTATTCTGCATTCTGGCTTTGCAAGGACGGCACATTCCAGGGGCAAGGCTGGActtcccagagctcagccctcGGATGCCAGTGCTTCCAAAGGGCgctgctctgccagccaccTCTTATTTCACATCTTTCTAGAGCTTTCAGAGTGCCCAAGCTGTAGATCAAATCCACACGGGCTTTTTGAGAAATCACACTGGCCGTATGCTTTGAGCAAACAATAACTgtaatgcaaattttaaaaaaaatccctgcctATGTTATTTTCCCATTAGGAATGAGAGATAAGACAAATCCTACACGACGGatgccagctctgccacttGCTGCCTTAGCGGCACGCATTCCTGCCTTGCAGTGGAGAGGGCTGTATTAATCATACAGATGTAAAGCATTTCGCAGGAAGAACGCCGGGACTTAGAGCACAGAATTAAGTCATGAGGCGGGCAGAGAGCGGCAGTCCCCGCCTCATGCGGCGGCTGCCCTTGGAGGGGTAGAGTGGGTGTCTCTTGCTCTTCGCCGGCAGGTTCAGAGGGTCGGACCTTCCCTTCGATGCGCTCGCCCGAGGCCGGGTTCAGAGGGTCGGCCCCTCCCCTCGGTGCGTTCCCCCGAGGCAAGCCCCGGGCAGTGTCACTGCAGCCATACCCGGCCGTTCTGAGGGgagccggccccgcccgccatggcgcccccgcccgccccttCCGGCCGCAGCCCCGCCTCGGCCCGGGACCCGCGGTAGGTGCTgggcggccgcggggcggggggacCGGGCGGTTCCCGCGGCGGGGCGCCGGGGGTGTGCGTTTGTGTCACCCTTgtcttctgtgtttttaatttcGTGACAGCCGGAGCCCTGGAGGCGGGTCGGGCCCGCGCCCCGTTTCCTGATTGATCGTGCTTTAAGCTGGGCTTTCCTCTCGACTACGTGCGATTTTAAAGCAATAAATTCAGTAATGCACACGTATTATGGCCAAACCCGCCCAGATATCCCCCATCTGAACTTTAGCTGATACAGATCTCTGTGTTCAGTGAGAATTAAGTGCCTGTGACACCGCAGAGATAGAAAGTATTTCAGCATGTGGGGGAGGCCTCTGTAAGCATGGCTTCATGGTTACTAAACGATTAAATTAGCAGGATATGGGCCATATAAATTGTTTTGCAGTTTCCGGTTGCTTTCCTCATACATAAATTGCACAAAGTTGATGAATAAAATGAAGGTGCCATGCACGGTTCGGGTTGCAGTGGGAtatctgcaggagctgagcatctGCACTGACCCCTGAGGAAGGCTTGAAAGCATAAATGCTAAAATGTATTGCGAgcagttttccttttattttcctgagtaTTGACTATTATGAGAAAACAAATGTGGCATTTCCTGCTTACTTTTGCATTCGATGTGCACAATCACATTTGCCCATGCAAGGGAGGACTTTTCATTAGGTAATGCAAGGAAGGAGAGTGGAGTTTTCAGTGTGGTCTGTCCTTGCCCACATGGGTGTGGATGTAAGCTGAAGAGGGACTTTTTTCCTTGCAGCATTTCTAATCTTAAAACTATGTAGCCAGCTCCAGTGGGAGGGCATTCTCTGACAGGAGAAACCTGTGAAGTCCCTGCCTCAGCTTCACATGAGGATCAAGTGATAGGCTCCCTACAATCATCCCTTGGAAGTGCTTTCCCCTGCACTGTAAATTACATGATCTTTTCAATCAGATCTAGATACCAGATTTGCTGAGAGGTCATCAACTTCAAAATGGTTTAAGTATTaccattttctcatttttagtTCTATTATCAAGGagattttctcctgaaatttggTTTCATCCAAGGTCTTGGCTCTTTAGcatgtttttcttaaataatattGTCAAAAAACTCACCACCTCTGTTTTCAGCAGAATGTAAGAACACCACTAGTTGTTGCACTAAGAAATACATATTAAATTACTGTATGATTACATACATCATTGTTTTTATTAAGCACTCAGTGTGTGTTTAGTGCAGCATAAATATTAAACAAGATTATTCTTCCCCTGGTGGGTTTACAGTCTGAAAGATCTTCATAGGAAGGAGTAGTAATAACATATTAATTTAAAGGTGGTGTTTTAATGATCTCTTTTTGTTTCCCTGTGGTTAACTCTCATTTGCTGTTGATCATGATGGGTGTATCCTGGCATGTCCTGTGGTGCTGTTTGATGATGTTACCGACCCCAGTTGTCCACTCTGCCCCTCTGTGAGAAGTTCTTGTTCAGCACATGTGGAAGGAGAGCATGTGTccctgcttcagctgctgccacacagagcccagcagcataGCTGAGGCCCACCTTTGATGGCACTCCACGCTCAGACTTTGGTTGTTGTATCAAAGCTCAATTCCCTTCTGCCACCTCAGCTTCCTGTGAGGACAGCTGGAAACACTCGTGTCTTTAACAGCTGAAGCAAGATTCTATGAAGCTCGTATGTGAAAGCCCTGAGAGAAGAGACACTGCAAATGGAAAGAGTGGTGCCCAGTTTTCACTGATTTCTGCTGGATTTAGGTGCCTAATTCACTTTTATACCTTCCCAGTAGCATCGTTCTAGGCGGAAATTTTGTATCCAATAGAATTTTGTTTAAGAGGAAATTGGAGCTTTCCTGGGCAGAGCATGTAATATGGCTTGGACCATAAAAAGAACTGATGCTTCCCAAGGGAAGTATGTCTCTTGAACTGTATGAGTTGGCAGGTTTGAAAGTTTTAAgtttatttgcttatttaaaGAGTCATAACACAGTCGTAGGCCCTGAAACAATTTATCTTCCAGTTTATGCTCTAGATTGAACATAGTATTTgtcagagaaattatttcagagtcaattttttaaaagtagctgCTGAAAGCatgctgctttctgaaaatatctttttgctGAGTAAGCCAGAACCGCTGCCTGGAAGtttaaatctgaaagaaaagaaaaagaatgtataGAAAACACATACTGTTTCTTGTTGGGctttagttgggtttttttggttggtttttttgggggttttttttgggtttttttttttttttttttttaatactgagcTTGACTATCCATCAGAACAAACTCCTAAAGGAAAATTCTGTCTCctgaaatttttcaaattaaaatgtgATCCTGTTTTGAAAGTTGTAGTCAAACTCAGCTTATTGAATTTAGGATTCAGGTTACTGATTAAAATTTTTGCAGCTGCACTGTAGAGGAGGTTGGCACAGACTGATCTAATTATTGGCTCTTTCTGACCTTAATACCTGTAGACTGTATAGTGGAAGGCAGGACTGGGATTGTGCTAGCAAGGACTGGACAAGTATGTTGGGTAAATACAGGGTGTGTATTGAttgctgggggaggaggaagtgTGGTGGCTTTAGTGTTGTCTTTATTGTGGTAAATTGATTTactggaggaaagggagaagtTAATTCTTCATATCAATCATCCTGTGTTTAAAGGCCCAAAAATTATTGTGTATCTCTTCCTCTGTAAagatgttttgtgttttgttaatgtaaaaaattgtttctttggTTATTGTGCTCTGCTTCTTCTCaagttttctgctttggttgtttggggtttttttagtgcTAGAGAGATGACAAACCTATCTGTGCACAGTTTAATTCCTGGTTTTGTGTTACGAACAGGTTAGGATTTGACTATGGCAGTGCGATTCCTGTGGAAGGCATCAGTGTGGTTCAAGAAGCACAAGATCACTGTGTTGGCTGTTTCTTGCATGGGACTGCTTGGCACTAACCTTTCCTATCACGTGTTTCCTGAGCAGACATTCAAACTGCTGCACGAGTGCTGGTCAGAGGGGCAGCCAGCTGAGCTTTCAGAGAAGCTCTGTGGTGTGTTTCAAGATGTCCTTCAAGATACTGGTGTGAAGTCCAGTGGCTCCTACAGAGCCTTTGCAGCTTCTAGCTTCCACCCTGTGAGCGCTGGAATTCCCTGGCTGCCCGAAGGTTGTTTGGTGGGCATCCCGCCTAACTTTGATAGCACAGCTGAGGATAAAAAAGGAATAGTCAACCATGTTGTTGTAATAAATGGCAAGGAGGTAGACTGGGACAGCAGTGAAGGTGTGGCTTTGAAGGAAGCTCTCACATTTTCCCTTAAAGCTCAGAAGTTTGCCATTGCCAGAGAAGTTATGTACTTGCAGAATGGCAGCCCTTTAGCAAGTGCAGTTGTGGCTCCGACTTGCTTGGCTGGGACGTTTGTCTGTGGGACTGCtctaaagctgctgctggggttaTCCAGTGGCCCTGTGATCCTCCGGGGCCTCTGTAACCTTGTCACTGCCATGGGAGGACTGCTCTGCTACTATGTTTCTTCTGATGCCATCACCTATCACCTGGACTGCAGGGCCGACTCCAAGGCAGCCAGGCTTTCCAAGGACTATGCCAGCGGTGGCCTTGAATTTTATGATAAGATCTTGTCCCGCAACAGGATTTTTCGTGGTCTGATGGGCAAAGAAGGGATGAAAACGTATGCCCCAAGTGGTAACCTTTTCCCAAGGCACTGGTTCAGAATAAAGTATACCCCATACACTTACCGGAGAACTTTGATTCTTAATATTTTAAGAGAGCTCCAGGCATCTGATGGGAGTGCATGAATTTTAAACTTGTGAATTATGTATTTTGGAACAccactgtgctgcttttttctttttttgcttctgtatCTTCattagaattttggggtttatttttgcaTATAGTTCAGAAAGAGTTATTGCACGTTTCTTGAATAAAGAATTCtctcttaaaatattaaagaccTGCTTCCAAAGTGCTCAGTTCTGTGTGCATCTCAAATCACAAGACTGCTGAGAAGGGAAACTTTTCAGACACTGATCTGgaagctctgctgtgctgctttgccTTCCTGCCATTTCAGTCTGGCAAATTGCAAGgtgcaagtccagaggaggttTTGGAATCATTACTATTTAAATTCGGGTGTTTGCTCTTTCTCTTGTGGAACAACAcggatatttttaaaaaatgggcaGTCTGTACCATGTGGTTA
Coding sequences within:
- the TMEM177 gene encoding transmembrane protein 177 codes for the protein MAVRFLWKASVWFKKHKITVLAVSCMGLLGTNLSYHVFPEQTFKLLHECWSEGQPAELSEKLCGVFQDVLQDTGVKSSGSYRAFAASSFHPVSAGIPWLPEGCLVGIPPNFDSTAEDKKGIVNHVVVINGKEVDWDSSEGVALKEALTFSLKAQKFAIAREVMYLQNGSPLASAVVAPTCLAGTFVCGTALKLLLGLSSGPVILRGLCNLVTAMGGLLCYYVSSDAITYHLDCRADSKAARLSKDYASGGLEFYDKILSRNRIFRGLMGKEGMKTYAPSGNLFPRHWFRIKYTPYTYRRTLILNILRELQASDGSA